The Hippoglossus stenolepis isolate QCI-W04-F060 chromosome 11, HSTE1.2, whole genome shotgun sequence genome includes a window with the following:
- the LOC118117760 gene encoding uncharacterized protein LOC118117760 isoform X2 — MPLVRDSKCAERRTMCAVQLLRVSVHERISAAAEDFLLQVEKGEETAQVPALRALLTERLTAAAKEIAAVFEETVVEYEDRLERSEREICRQRRLLDAVMKPEIRLHRTSCNRW; from the coding sequence ATGCCGCTTGTTCGAGACTCAAAGTGCGCAGAAAGGAGGACAATGTGCGCCGTGCAGCTGCTGCGGGTGTCGGTACATGAGCGGATCAGCGCTGCCGCTGaagactttctgctgcaggtggagaaaggGGAAGAAACGGCTCAAGTCCCGGCGCTGAGAGCGCTGCTCACCGAGCGGCTAACGGCGGCGGCGAAGGAGATCGCCGCTGTGTTTGAGGAAACCGTGGTGGAGTACGAAGACAGACTGGAGCGGTCAGAGCGGGAGATCTGCcgccagaggaggctgctcgATGCCGTGATGAAGCCCGAAATAAGGCTGCACAGA